The stretch of DNA ATCTCGGCGAACCGGGCCGTCGCCGTCGGATCGTCCTGATTGTGGTCGGGATGGGCTGATTTGGCCATGTTGCGCCAAGCCGCCTTGATCTCGTCTACTGCCGCGTCGCGCTTGACGCCCAGAATTTTATAAGGATCGCGCATGTTAAAACCGCCGGTGTTGCGATGCGGCAAGCCTCGTCCTTGCCCGGCATCCCCGTCCAATAAAACGTGTGTAGCGCCACCCGCCACAAAGGCAGGAACAGCCACTCTCAACGCCGATCCTGCGGCGGAGTTGCTAATCACTTGTTATTTCTGGGCAGAGATGTGGGGTGTTTCGCGGTAAATGGTTAGCTCTTTGCTAAGCATTCGGCAGAAAGCGGTCGCGCGTTAACCTGTTGGTGACGGCGCTGCGCGTCTTTTCGAACGCGCAAAGGGACGCTGTAATAGTTTGGGAGGATCAGCTCTCGGGCTGGAAGCTCAGAAGCTGCCAGTTGCCGCCGCCGACGAGGCAGGTCTTGCCGTAGAATTTGGCGATGCCGACATAGGAATGCCGGGTGGTACGGAACTGGCGGCAGACCTGGCCGGACTCATTGTTCTCGACGATCGTATCGATGACGCCGGCACTGCCCGTCGATGCGTTCGCCCAGGGAAGCGGCTGGCCCTCGAGCCTTTGCACGTCGGCCGAGGTCACGGCGTTGCGCACGGTCATTTCGTCGGAAAGCGTGTCGGTGCTCGGCGGCGTCTGCGGCACGGTGCCGGTTGCCACCGACCGGTCGACCTTGGCGTCACTCAAGAAATCCATACCGCCGCCGACGCAGCCGGAAAGCGACAACATCGCGGTGCCGATGACAAACAACGCGCGGCTGCGTCGCCGCAGGCCCTTTGTATGGCGAGATGACTTTGTTATGACTTCCACCCTGCATCCTGTCCAGTTATCAAAAGCTGGGCGAGTTTTGAATAATCCGGGGCATTTGAACCAATATGTCGGCAAACGAGTTAACAAGCGGTGACTTTACCGAAAGTGGCGAACCCTTCAAGCTCTTTGCCGAATGGCTGAAAGAAGCCGAGGCTTCCGAGCCCAATGACCCCAATGCGGTGGCGCTGGCAACGGTCGATGAGGATGGTCTTCCCAATGTCCGCATGGTTCTCCTGAAGGGATTCGACGATGACGGTTTCGTCTTTTACACCAATTTCGAGAGCCAGAAAGGCCGCGAAATTCTTGGCCAGAAAAAGGCTGCCATGTGCTTTCACTGGAAAAGCTTGCGTCGCCAGGTGAGGCTGCGTGGCCCCGTCGAGATCGTTACCGATGCCGAAGCGGACGACTATTTCAAGACGCGGGCGCGCGGCAGCCGCATCGGCGCCTGGGCTTCTAAGCAATCCCGTCCGCTGGAAAGCCGTTTCGCGCTGGAAAAGGCGGTGGCCGAATATACCGCGCGTTATGCCATCGGCGAGATTCCGCGCCCCGCCCACTGGTCGGGCTTCCGCATCCGGCCGACCTCGATCGAATTCTGGAAGGACCAGAAATTCCGTCTGCATGACCGTGTCGAATTCCGCCGGCCATCACCGGAAGGTGAATGGGACAAGGTCCGGATGTATCCGTAACGGGCTTATCGGCCCATCATCTTCAGCGGTATGCCGGAGGCGAGAGCCGAGACGTAACGTCGCTTCTGGTAGAATCCGTTGAGCGAAATGCGCGGGAGATAGCCGGTCAGCTTCGCTGCCGGCAACCCGGGCTGCGTGGTGACCGCAAGGGTAAAGCCGAGATTGCGAGCGATGCGCGCCTCGCGGGCGGTCGCAGCCGCAGGCGTGCCGTAAGGATAGGCGATCGTCTCGGGACGAATACCGGTCACCGCCTCGAGGTAATCCGCCGAAGCTTGCATTTCGATTCGCGCTTCGGCTTCCGGCAGCCGGGCGAGCGCCCGATGGCTGATCGTATGGGCGCCGAGCGTTGCGAGCGGATGTGCCGCCAGCCATTGCAATTGGCCAGGGCCCATTACCAGTTCGCGGACGATATCCGTCGGCTCGATGCCGTTTTCGCGCGCCAGCAGATCGATGGCGGCAACGGCGCGCGCCTCGTCGGAGCGGTGGACGTAGGCGGCAAAGCGATCGAAGGCGTGCCATTGCTGTTGCGGGCTATCGAGCACAAGGCGCTCCATGCCGCGGCCGAAATCGAAACGGATTTCGGCCGCCCGGCGCAGGAGGATCGCCAGCGTTTCCCACCAGATGCTGTGAGAGCCTTCGGCAAAACCCTTGGCGACGAATACCGTGAACGGCGCCTGATGCCGCTCGAACACCGGCAGCGCATGTTCCAGATTGTTGTTGTACCCGTCGTCAAGCGTGAAGGCCGCGAAAGGCTTTGCGCCTTCCGGCTCCGCCAGCAGCGCCGGCACCTCGGCGAGCGGCACGAAGCGATAGCCCTCTCGCCTCAGCCGCCGCAGCGCCACGTCGAGAAACCGCGGGGTGATTTCAAGATGCGCATTCGGCTCGAAGGCTTCGGCCACGTGCGGGCGGACATGATGCAGCGTGAAGACCACGCCGCGCCCGCGTGCTTCGCGCATCAGCCCGGCCGAGGCCAGCAGCCAGGAAAACTCGAGCCCGGCGCCGATCGCCAGTCGCTTGCCCAATCGCTTGAATTGTCCCGTCATGCGGCGCCCCGTCCCCTGCCTTTTCCGGAAACTAGCAAGTGCGACTTAAGCCTTGCTGAATCCCGGTTCAGCACAGGTCTTTGATTTCCTGTTAACCAAAACGATGAAAAGACTAGAAAAATGATAGGCGTTGCCTCAAAGTCGCGCCAAACTTACGGCTTCTGTCACATTACGGGACAAAACGCCGATCCTATCGCGGGCCAATGCATGAAGGGCCTGCGCATCAGGGCCAGCATATGAGGGGAAGTGCATGAGAAAGCTTTGGGCGGCTGTTTTGACCGTAACGCTTGCCGTTTCGGCGCCTCTTGCGGCTCTTGCCGGCAACGCTTCGCTAATCCTCGATGCCCGGACCGGCAAGGTTCTCGCCGCTGAAAACGCCGATACGCTGAACCATCCGGCCTCGCTGACGAAGATGATGACGCTCTATCTCACCTTCGAGGCGTTGAAACGCGGCAAGATCGCCTGGGATACCCCGATCAAGATGTCGAAATACGCCGCCTCCCGGCCGCCGACCAAGCTTGGCGTCAAGGCGGGCGGCACGATCACCGTGCGCGAGGCGGTCTATGGCATGATCGTCAAATCGGCCAATGATGCCGCCTCCGCCATGGGTGAGAAGCTCGCCGGCTCGGAAAGCGGCTTTGCCCGGGTGATGACGGCCAAAGCCCGCCAGCTCGGCATGAGCCGCACCGTCTTCGTCAACGCATCCGGCCTGCCGGACGGCCGTCAGGTGACGACGGCGCGGGATATGTCGACGCTCGCCATCGCGCTGATGAAGAACTATCCGAACGAATACCGGCTGTTTTCGACGGCCAGTTTCAATTTCCGCGGCCGGACGGTGCGCGGTCACAACAATCTCATGTACCGCTATCAGGGCATGGACGGCATCAAGACCGGTTATACCAATGCGTCCGGCTTCAACCTCGTCAGTGCCGTCAGAGACGGCAACCGCCGCGTGGTCGGCGTCGTGCTCGGCGGCCGCACTGCCCGCAGCCGCGACGCCAAGATGGCTGGTTTGCTCGACCGTTATCTCGGCCGCGCCTCGTCTTCCGGCGGCGCAAGGCTGGTGGCGAGCGTCGGGGCGAAAGAAACGGTCGAAGTCGCCTCCGCCGCTGACGCTTCCGATGTTCCGGTGCCGTTCAACGCACCGCGGCAAGTCGACGATCTCGCTGCGAAAAGCCTGGCCTATGCCGATGACGCCGTCGTGCCGCTGGAACGTCCGGTCGCGATGGACGAGATCCTGAACGCCGGCAAGACGCCGAAGACATCAGCAGAGAAGACCAATGGAGACTGGCAGATCCAGATCTCGGCCGCTCCCAGCGCCGATGCGGCGCGTGCGCTTCTCGCCCAGGCAAAGTCCGAAGCCGGCGCGCCGCTCGTGTCAGCTTCGCCCTATACCGAGGCGGTCGGGCAGGGGGCCAACAAGATCTATCGCGCCCGCTTCGTCGGCTTCGCCAGCAAGGATGCCGCCGTCTCGGCCTGCGATGCGCTCAAGCAGCGCTCCTATGACTGCATGCTGCTGCCGGATCGCGGCTGATCGCCGCCCGGCACTCTGGGCAATCCCGTTCTGGACAATTGTTGGGAATCAGCGTCTCCTCCATAAACAAAAGGAGAACGTCTATGCTGCGCCGTCTCGCCGATCAGTTCGAAACCTCATCCGCGGCCTATGCCGCAGCCAACGGCATCGAGCGTGACCCCGACTGGTTTTTGTTGAAGCTGCAGGAGGAGGTGGGTGAGCTCACCCAGGCCTGGAACCGCCTGACCGGCCGCGGGCGCCGTAGGGACCGGACGCCGGAAGAGCTCGACCGCGATCTCGCCGACGAAACCGCCGACCTGCTCGGCCACATCCTGCTCTTTGCCCGCCGCAACGATATCGACCTTGCCGCCGCCATCGAGCGGAAATGGCGGTTCCAGCCGGCGCTGACGTCGAAGGGCTGATGGGTCCGAAATCTCACCACCAATCAGCTTCGGACAGGTCATAGGCGTACATCTGGAGGCGGATCCCAACCGTTAAGGTGCGTCCCTTGCATTCAAAGATCAAGCATTTCTTCAATGAGAAGGCAGGCCTAGGTTGACTGAAGCATGAGAGCGCTAAAGGTTTGGCTCGCTTTTCCCAATGATATCCGCCCGCTGGCAAGTCCCGGTCGCAGGCACGATATCTAGCTTATCCCCAATGTTGAAATCATCATGCGGCGTGCCGATCTCAAAGTTGTATCGGCATACAATGGACTCCCCGGTCGGAGTCGTTCTTGAGAAGGACAGTTCCGCCATCGTCACGATCTTCACCCCACGACGATGAACTTCCTCTTCCCAAACTGCTTCTATCGTTGCGACCGTGCGCTCAAAGTGATGCAGTCGCCAAAGATAAAACCCGAGAATGGCGATGCAGATCAGCAATCCGACCAAAGGGAAGACGACTCTCATCACGGCGAGTTCTCGCGTCACCTTTGGATTGTAAGTATGTCGGAGCATCACCATCCACCCGCAAATCGAGTGCAACTATGAAGGGCTCATTCGATCCTTGCAATGGATGAACGTGCTCGCAGGTGTGAGCGGCACACTGGTTACTTTGCTCCCGCCGGTTATTGATGATTGCTGGGATCAACTGCGCTCCTTGCTTAGACGGCTGCGCATCCCTTTTGTTGAAAGCGACGAGTTTTCACGATTTATGGACATGCGTCCGGCATCGCTTTTGACACAACATGATTCGGAAACTCGTTCCCGTAGCCGCCAATTTGTCAATAGAACCTGTGACCTGCAGCTTTCAGCCGACTTTATATCGGTAGAATTTGCTGTCCACCGCCATCAGCGGGAAGGCGCGGGGCAGGGCGCTCTTGGCAATCTCGGCAAAGCCGTTCTTTTCGTAGAAGCGATGGGCGGCGACGAACTTGTCGGTTGTGCCGAGGAAGATATCGGTCAGGCCGGCCTCCCTGGCATGGGTAAACAGGCGATCGAGGAGCCGCGCCGCCACGCCATGCTCGTGGCCGCGAACCTCAGCAGCGACGAACATCTTGCGCAGTGCCGCCTGGTTGTTGCCGATATCCTTGAGCCCGACCGTGCCGACGATGGCGCCACCCTTGACGGCGACCCAGAACTGCCCCTTGCCGGACTGATAAAAATCCGGGATGACCCGGAGATCCGGCTGCGCATCGGCGGTGATATCGATGCCGAATTCTTCGCGCTGGATCGGCAGGATCACCGAAAGCACGGCATCGGCGTCATCGGCGGTGAAGGTTCTGATTTCGACGTCCGCCATGACGGGTCCTTTCGCCTCAGGTCTGGGTACCGCCGACCGTCACCTGATCCATGCGCAGATGCGGTTGGCCGACGCCGACGGGAACCCATTGGCCGGCCTTGCCGCAATTGCCGATGCCGGTATCAAGCTTCATGTCGTTGCCGATCATCGACACCCGCTTCATCGCATCCGGGCCGTTGCCGATCAGCATCGCGCCCTTGATCGGCGCGCCGACCTTGCCGTTTTCGATCAGATAGGCCTCGGTGCAGCCGAAGACGAACTTGCCGGAGGTGATATCCACCTGGCCGCCGCCGAACGAGACGGCATAGATGCCCTTCTTCACCGAGGCGATGATTTCCTCCGGCGTCTTGTCGCCGCCGAGCATATAGGTGTTGGTCATGCGCGGCATCGGCACATGGGAATAGCCCTGGCGGCGGCCGTTGCCGGTGGGCGCCATGCCCATCAGCCGGGCATTCTGCCGATCCTGCATATAGCCGACGAGCTTGCCGTTTTCGATCAGCACGTTGTAGGCGGACGGCGTGCCCTCGTCATCGATGGTGATCGAGCCGCGGCGATTGTCGATCGTGCCGTCATCGACGACGGTGACGCCGGGAGCGGCGACCATCTGGCCGAGAAGGCCTGAAAAGGCCGAGGTTTTCTTGCGGTTGAAATCGCCTTCCAGCCCGTGACCGACCGCCTCGTGCAGCATCACGCCCGGCCAACCGGAGCCGAGAACGACGTCCATCGTGCCCGCCGGCGCATCGATCGCCTCAAGGTTGACGAGCGCTTGGCGCAGCGCCTCGTCGGCGCCGTATTGCCAGCTGCCTTCGGCGATGAAATCGCCGAAGCCGATGCGCCCGCCGTGGCCATAGGAGCCGCTCTCCTGCCGATCGCCTTCGCCGACCATCACCGAAATGTTGATGCGCGTCATCGGCCTGATGTCGCGCACACGGTGTCCGTCGGCGCGCAGGATGTCGACGACCTGCCAGCTTGCGGCAACCGAGGCCGTCACTTGGCGCACCTTGTCATCCTTGCCCCTCAGATAGGCGTCGATGTCCTGCAGGACCTTGACCTTCTCCTCGAAGCTCGGCTGGCCGATCGGGTTCTCGTCGCTGTAGAATTTCTTGTTGGTGCCCTGGGGTGCTGCCGCATAGGAGCCGGAATAGCCGCGTGTCACCGCGCCGACGGCATCGGCCGCCCGCTTCAGCGCCGCCACCGAGAGATCGCCGGCATGGGCATAACCGACCGCTTCGCCGGCAACGGCGCGCAGGCCGAAACCCTGTTCGGTGTTGAAGCTGCCGCCCTTGAGCCGGCCATTGTCGAAGGTCAGCGCTTCCGCCTGCGCATGCTCGATGAACAATTCGCCGTCATCGGCACCGGACAGGGCCTCGGCCACGTGCTTGCGCATCGTCGCTTCATCGGCATCGAAAAGCGTCAGGAGATCGGTGGTCATGGTATGGCTCCAAGCATGCGTTCAGGAGTGCACTGACTCCCTAGATAGGGCTCCACATAATAAGGAGTGAAGCCCCGCCGTCGAATTATTCTTTTTTTAAAGGGATGTGAGCGTTCCCATCGCTTTGCGCTGTGTGGCGACGCGGCTTTTTTACATAATCACTTTGAGAGCTGATTTGTTCGAAATGCCGAGAAAATATCCGCCCCTCACCCTAACCTTCCGGGGTCGAGCCACCCGTCTCGACCCGTCCTCCGGACCCCCGTAAAAACGGGGCGAGGGGACGTGCCCTGCGAGAGATGGGCGGGGAACGGAGAGGTCGCGATATGCCACCTTCGCTCCGTTTACGGGGAGAAGGTGGCGGCAGGCGGATGAGGGGCGGACCCACGGAAGCTGCCAATTGACCTCACGGCAGAGCGTCGAAACCTTCGGCGAAGCCCTTGAGGTCGACGGGGATGCCGATGCCTTCTTCCGGGGTCTGGAAGACGATGAAGGT from Rhizobium leguminosarum bv. trifolii WSM1325 encodes:
- a CDS encoding conserved hypothetical protein (KEGG: ret:RHE_CH00940 hypothetical protein), which encodes MEVITKSSRHTKGLRRRSRALFVIGTAMLSLSGCVGGGMDFLSDAKVDRSVATGTVPQTPPSTDTLSDEMTVRNAVTSADVQRLEGQPLPWANASTGSAGVIDTIVENNESGQVCRQFRTTRHSYVGIAKFYGKTCLVGGGNWQLLSFQPES
- a CDS encoding pyridoxamine 5'-phosphate oxidase (KEGG: rec:RHECIAT_CH0001038 pyridoxamine 5'-phosphate oxidase protein~TIGRFAM: pyridoxamine 5'-phosphate oxidase~PFAM: pyridoxamine 5'-phosphate oxidase-related FMN-binding) — translated: MSANELTSGDFTESGEPFKLFAEWLKEAEASEPNDPNAVALATVDEDGLPNVRMVLLKGFDDDGFVFYTNFESQKGREILGQKKAAMCFHWKSLRRQVRLRGPVEIVTDAEADDYFKTRARGSRIGAWASKQSRPLESRFALEKAVAEYTARYAIGEIPRPAHWSGFRIRPTSIEFWKDQKFRLHDRVEFRRPSPEGEWDKVRMYP
- a CDS encoding polysaccharide deacetylase (PFAM: polysaccharide deacetylase~KEGG: rec:RHECIAT_CH0001039 putative polysaccharide deacetylase protein), which encodes MTGQFKRLGKRLAIGAGLEFSWLLASAGLMREARGRGVVFTLHHVRPHVAEAFEPNAHLEITPRFLDVALRRLRREGYRFVPLAEVPALLAEPEGAKPFAAFTLDDGYNNNLEHALPVFERHQAPFTVFVAKGFAEGSHSIWWETLAILLRRAAEIRFDFGRGMERLVLDSPQQQWHAFDRFAAYVHRSDEARAVAAIDLLARENGIEPTDIVRELVMGPGQLQWLAAHPLATLGAHTISHRALARLPEAEARIEMQASADYLEAVTGIRPETIAYPYGTPAAATAREARIARNLGFTLAVTTQPGLPAAKLTGYLPRISLNGFYQKRRYVSALASGIPLKMMGR
- a CDS encoding Serine-type D-Ala-D-Ala carboxypeptidase (PFAM: peptidase S11 D-alanyl-D-alanine carboxypeptidase 1; beta-lactamase; Sporulation domain protein~KEGG: rec:RHECIAT_CH0001040 D-alanyl-D-alanine carboxypeptidase protein); protein product: MRKLWAAVLTVTLAVSAPLAALAGNASLILDARTGKVLAAENADTLNHPASLTKMMTLYLTFEALKRGKIAWDTPIKMSKYAASRPPTKLGVKAGGTITVREAVYGMIVKSANDAASAMGEKLAGSESGFARVMTAKARQLGMSRTVFVNASGLPDGRQVTTARDMSTLAIALMKNYPNEYRLFSTASFNFRGRTVRGHNNLMYRYQGMDGIKTGYTNASGFNLVSAVRDGNRRVVGVVLGGRTARSRDAKMAGLLDRYLGRASSSGGARLVASVGAKETVEVASAADASDVPVPFNAPRQVDDLAAKSLAYADDAVVPLERPVAMDEILNAGKTPKTSAEKTNGDWQIQISAAPSADAARALLAQAKSEAGAPLVSASPYTEAVGQGANKIYRARFVGFASKDAAVSACDALKQRSYDCMLLPDRG
- a CDS encoding conserved hypothetical protein (KEGG: rec:RHECIAT_CH0001041 hypothetical protein), producing the protein MLRRLADQFETSSAAYAAANGIERDPDWFLLKLQEEVGELTQAWNRLTGRGRRRDRTPEELDRDLADETADLLGHILLFARRNDIDLAAAIERKWRFQPALTSKG
- a CDS encoding GCN5-related N-acetyltransferase (PFAM: GCN5-related N-acetyltransferase~KEGG: ret:RHE_CH00949 acetyltransferase protein), which encodes MADVEIRTFTADDADAVLSVILPIQREEFGIDITADAQPDLRVIPDFYQSGKGQFWVAVKGGAIVGTVGLKDIGNNQAALRKMFVAAEVRGHEHGVAARLLDRLFTHAREAGLTDIFLGTTDKFVAAHRFYEKNGFAEIAKSALPRAFPLMAVDSKFYRYKVG
- a CDS encoding peptidase U62 modulator of DNA gyrase (PFAM: peptidase U62 modulator of DNA gyrase~KEGG: ret:RHE_CH00950 Zn-dependent protease protein), whose translation is MTTDLLTLFDADEATMRKHVAEALSGADDGELFIEHAQAEALTFDNGRLKGGSFNTEQGFGLRAVAGEAVGYAHAGDLSVAALKRAADAVGAVTRGYSGSYAAAPQGTNKKFYSDENPIGQPSFEEKVKVLQDIDAYLRGKDDKVRQVTASVAASWQVVDILRADGHRVRDIRPMTRINISVMVGEGDRQESGSYGHGGRIGFGDFIAEGSWQYGADEALRQALVNLEAIDAPAGTMDVVLGSGWPGVMLHEAVGHGLEGDFNRKKTSAFSGLLGQMVAAPGVTVVDDGTIDNRRGSITIDDEGTPSAYNVLIENGKLVGYMQDRQNARLMGMAPTGNGRRQGYSHVPMPRMTNTYMLGGDKTPEEIIASVKKGIYAVSFGGGQVDITSGKFVFGCTEAYLIENGKVGAPIKGAMLIGNGPDAMKRVSMIGNDMKLDTGIGNCGKAGQWVPVGVGQPHLRMDQVTVGGTQT